A section of the Bacillus sp. HSf4 genome encodes:
- a CDS encoding DUF1385 domain-containing protein, protein MSNQKKRPAYGGQAVVEGVMFGGRRHYVTAIRRKDRSIEFFKLPRKTNQMLDRLKKIPFLRGIIAIIEASANGTQHLNFSSERYDRDPSLDEQLKEEKPSKLTMIFGLAAVGVLSFVFSKFVFTLVPVFLAELTRPVFQSDVAQIVIESFFKLILLLGYIYAISCTPFIKRVFQYHGAEHKVINCYEQNLPITVENVQRQSRLHYRCGSSFILFTVIVGMFVYLLVPADPLWVRILNRIALIPVVLGISFEVLQLTNKARNIPVLKVLGYPGLWLQLLTTKEPANDQVEVAITSFNELLQMETKAEDEQKEPSNIVI, encoded by the coding sequence ATGTCAAATCAAAAAAAACGCCCCGCATACGGAGGGCAGGCTGTCGTCGAAGGCGTCATGTTTGGCGGCAGGCGCCATTATGTAACAGCGATCCGCAGAAAAGACCGGAGCATTGAATTTTTCAAGCTGCCGCGCAAAACGAACCAGATGCTTGACAGGTTAAAGAAAATCCCTTTTCTCAGAGGGATCATCGCCATTATCGAAGCAAGCGCAAACGGGACGCAGCATTTGAATTTCTCCAGTGAACGTTATGACCGTGACCCCTCTTTAGATGAGCAATTGAAAGAGGAGAAGCCGTCGAAACTGACGATGATTTTCGGTCTTGCCGCAGTCGGTGTGCTTTCATTTGTTTTCAGCAAGTTTGTTTTTACGCTTGTTCCCGTGTTTCTCGCGGAGCTCACCAGGCCGGTATTTCAGTCCGACGTCGCACAGATTGTGATCGAAAGCTTTTTCAAGCTGATCCTTCTCTTGGGCTATATATACGCGATATCGTGCACCCCTTTTATTAAAAGGGTTTTTCAATATCACGGAGCCGAACACAAGGTCATAAACTGTTACGAACAAAATCTGCCGATCACGGTTGAAAATGTTCAGCGCCAGTCAAGACTTCACTATAGATGCGGAAGCAGCTTCATTTTATTTACCGTGATCGTGGGCATGTTTGTTTACTTGCTTGTTCCTGCTGACCCTCTCTGGGTCCGTATTTTGAATAGAATCGCACTGATACCGGTTGTTCTCGGCATTTCCTTTGAAGTGCTGCAGCTGACCAACAAAGCGAGAAACATACCAGTGCTGAAAGTGCTGGGCTACCCGGGCCTTTGGCTGCAGCTTTTGACGACAAAAGAGCCGGCAAACGATCAGGTGGAAGTGGCAATCACAAGCTTTAACGAGCTTCTTCAGATGGAGACCAAAGCAGAGGACGAACAGAAGGAACCTTCTAATATCGTAATTTGA